Proteins encoded within one genomic window of Novosphingobium sp. 9U:
- a CDS encoding sigma-54-dependent Fis family transcriptional regulator, protein MTVLGIGENVARKHGLLAQRASAVAATLVGAGQVSLLDVEEASVPSAGLRRIALTRGLTAISRQGAGRTVVSYADPASESALAMTLAAMAGPGEPIAADPESLSVFALADRLAVSDIPVLINGPTGTGKEVLSRFIHARSKRAAGPFIAVNCAAMPEHMLEAMLFGHQKGAFTGATGASEGFMRAADGGTLLLDEIAELPLSLQAKLLRALQEQEVVPIGATKPIPVDIRVIACANRDLPTEVAEGRFRADLYYRLNVFPLSLRPLRERADDIAPLAFGMALRHAPNPARVPCFNEAALAMLKIHAWPGNVRELENVVRRALLLAGESGTITPNDIVFDSPARLVNVPIAAAEVVEIDTTARKLSSVVQLSEARAIIDTLEACGGNRLQAARELGISERTLRYRLASFRDAGIEISRAAAGGRR, encoded by the coding sequence ATGACCGTTCTGGGGATCGGCGAAAATGTTGCGCGCAAGCACGGGCTCCTCGCCCAGCGCGCCAGTGCAGTGGCAGCGACGCTCGTGGGGGCGGGCCAAGTTTCGCTGCTGGACGTAGAGGAAGCGTCGGTTCCTTCCGCCGGTCTGCGCCGCATTGCGCTAACTCGCGGGCTCACCGCGATTTCTCGCCAGGGCGCCGGACGCACCGTGGTCAGCTATGCCGATCCCGCCAGCGAATCGGCTCTGGCCATGACGCTTGCAGCGATGGCGGGCCCGGGTGAGCCGATCGCGGCCGATCCGGAAAGTCTCTCGGTCTTCGCGCTTGCCGACCGTCTCGCCGTCAGCGACATCCCCGTCTTGATTAACGGCCCGACCGGGACCGGCAAGGAAGTGCTCAGCCGCTTCATCCACGCTCGCTCCAAGCGCGCTGCCGGACCTTTCATCGCCGTTAACTGCGCCGCGATGCCCGAGCACATGCTGGAGGCCATGCTGTTCGGCCACCAGAAGGGCGCCTTCACCGGTGCGACCGGCGCGAGCGAGGGCTTCATGCGCGCAGCCGACGGCGGCACCTTGCTGCTGGACGAGATCGCGGAGCTGCCCCTCTCCCTCCAGGCCAAGCTGCTGCGCGCGCTGCAGGAGCAGGAAGTGGTGCCGATTGGCGCGACCAAGCCGATCCCGGTCGATATTCGCGTGATCGCCTGCGCCAACCGCGACCTGCCGACCGAAGTCGCCGAGGGCCGGTTCCGCGCCGACCTTTACTACCGCCTCAACGTCTTCCCGCTTTCGCTGCGCCCGCTGCGCGAGCGCGCCGACGACATCGCCCCCCTCGCCTTCGGCATGGCGCTGCGCCACGCCCCCAACCCGGCGCGGGTGCCTTGCTTCAACGAAGCCGCGCTCGCCATGCTCAAGATCCACGCCTGGCCGGGCAACGTGCGCGAGCTGGAGAACGTGGTGCGCCGCGCGCTGCTGCTCGCCGGCGAATCGGGCACGATCACCCCCAACGATATTGTGTTCGACAGCCCGGCTCGCCTGGTGAACGTGCCGATCGCGGCCGCCGAGGTTGTCGAGATTGACACCACCGCCCGCAAGCTGTCGAGCGTCGTGCAGCTCTCCGAAGCGCGCGCCATCATCGACACGCTGGAAGCCTGCGGCGGCAACCGCCTGCAGGCCGCCCGCGAACTCGGCATTTCCGAGCGCACCCTTCGCTATCGTCTGGCATCGTTCCGTGACGCCGGCATCGAGATCAGCCGCGCTGCGGCGGGTGGCCGTCGATGA
- the fliE gene encoding flagellar hook-basal body complex protein FliE, with protein sequence MSAISGIGGGAAGVQQIMALRQQIMDRNQVLQQLHAPQGTAPTAGTQAAPAQNFADAFKTALDGVNATQLKAEGISEAYQRGEVTDVAKVMLARQEASVSFEATLQVRNKLLSAYQDIMRMGV encoded by the coding sequence ATGAGCGCGATCTCCGGCATCGGCGGCGGCGCGGCCGGCGTCCAGCAGATCATGGCGCTGCGCCAGCAGATCATGGATCGCAACCAGGTCCTCCAGCAGCTCCACGCGCCGCAGGGAACGGCACCTACGGCCGGCACGCAAGCCGCGCCCGCGCAGAACTTCGCCGACGCGTTCAAGACCGCGCTCGACGGCGTCAACGCCACGCAGTTGAAGGCGGAAGGCATCTCCGAAGCCTACCAGCGCGGCGAAGTGACCGACGTCGCCAAGGTCATGCTCGCGCGCCAGGAAGCCAGCGTCTCGTTCGAAGCGACGCTGCAGGTCCGCAACAAGTTGCTCAGCGCCTACCAAGACATCATGCGGATGGGAGTGTGA
- the fliF gene encoding flagellar basal-body MS-ring/collar protein FliF: MADLVPATASAGGSGVPPGTSILAPLTDPAGGSVLTRMSAFTAQPAVKRMLPWFLGVAALGGAALTWAAVAPSPQRVLYSQLDDSERAGVVAALDTANIGYHIDNETGALTVDESDFYKARMLVASDGGLAAPETGDQMLDKLPMGASRNLEGERLRSARERDLQLSIMEIDGVESVRVHLAEAEKSVFVRENLAPTASVMVRLKSGRQLSDGQVSAIVNLVAASVPGLSPDAVRVVDQHGSLLSAQRSGDSERLDMQGRMEDKLRAQVSQILRPMLGEGSFSSEVQVELNMDDVTSARESYDKDGVVRSETQEQSQSASAAPAVGIPGVLSNTPPPATQAQNGPPQGTQAPATNGQQPANGESSSTRTYELGREVSVSNQRPGGIKRLSVAVVLSKDALKGAKAKDLADIEALVGAAVGANPQRGDQVKVVMRSFEAVNDNPPAFYETPWFATLVRYGAAVIAVLLVLLLGVRPLIAKIGGDKAAKPKKGKKGAAANDEDDDEVARIGAGSAVAAIAMTKRDENGVDVDISRSELLARQVELAQRIVSEKHGSSVQALRQMLNETPGQPGPQAEAA; the protein is encoded by the coding sequence ATGGCTGACCTGGTTCCTGCCACGGCCTCGGCCGGCGGCTCCGGCGTTCCTCCCGGTACCTCCATCCTGGCCCCGCTTACCGATCCGGCGGGCGGCTCCGTCCTCACTCGCATGAGCGCTTTCACCGCCCAACCGGCGGTGAAGCGCATGTTGCCGTGGTTCCTGGGCGTTGCCGCGCTCGGCGGCGCTGCGCTGACCTGGGCCGCCGTCGCGCCCTCGCCGCAGCGCGTGCTCTACAGCCAGCTCGACGACAGCGAGCGTGCGGGCGTCGTCGCCGCGCTCGACACCGCCAACATCGGCTACCACATCGACAACGAGACCGGCGCACTCACCGTCGACGAGAGCGACTTCTACAAGGCGCGCATGCTCGTCGCCTCGGACGGCGGACTGGCGGCACCCGAGACCGGCGACCAGATGCTCGACAAGCTGCCGATGGGCGCCAGCCGCAACCTTGAGGGTGAGCGTCTGCGCTCCGCCCGCGAGCGCGACCTGCAGCTCTCGATCATGGAGATCGACGGCGTCGAATCGGTGCGCGTCCATCTCGCCGAAGCCGAGAAGTCGGTCTTCGTGCGCGAGAACCTGGCGCCGACCGCCTCGGTCATGGTGCGCCTGAAGTCCGGCCGCCAGCTGAGCGACGGCCAGGTCTCGGCGATCGTCAACCTTGTCGCCGCTTCGGTGCCCGGCCTCTCGCCCGACGCCGTCCGCGTGGTCGACCAGCACGGCTCGCTGCTTTCCGCGCAGCGCAGCGGCGACTCCGAGCGGCTCGACATGCAGGGCCGCATGGAAGACAAGCTGCGCGCGCAAGTCTCGCAGATCCTGCGCCCGATGCTGGGCGAAGGCAGCTTCTCCAGCGAAGTCCAGGTCGAGCTCAACATGGACGACGTGACCTCCGCGCGCGAGAGCTACGACAAGGATGGCGTGGTCCGCTCCGAGACGCAGGAGCAGTCGCAGTCGGCCAGTGCCGCGCCCGCCGTCGGCATCCCCGGCGTGCTGTCGAACACTCCGCCGCCCGCCACTCAGGCGCAGAACGGCCCGCCGCAGGGCACGCAAGCTCCGGCCACGAACGGCCAGCAGCCCGCCAACGGCGAGTCCAGCTCCACCCGCACCTACGAACTGGGCCGCGAGGTCTCGGTCTCGAACCAGCGTCCCGGCGGCATCAAGCGCCTCTCGGTCGCCGTGGTGCTGAGCAAGGACGCACTGAAAGGTGCCAAGGCCAAGGACCTGGCCGACATCGAGGCGCTGGTCGGCGCCGCGGTCGGTGCCAATCCGCAGCGCGGCGACCAGGTCAAGGTCGTGATGCGCAGCTTCGAGGCCGTCAACGACAACCCGCCCGCGTTCTACGAGACGCCCTGGTTTGCCACACTGGTGCGCTATGGCGCGGCCGTGATCGCGGTGCTGCTGGTGCTGCTGCTCGGCGTGCGTCCCCTGATCGCCAAGATCGGCGGCGACAAGGCGGCCAAGCCCAAGAAGGGCAAGAAGGGCGCCGCCGCCAACGACGAGGACGATGACGAAGTCGCCCGGATCGGTGCGGGCAGTGCGGTTGCGGCCATCGCGATGACCAAGCGTGACGAGAACGGCGTCGACGTCGACATCTCGCGCTCCGAACTGCTTGCCCGCCAGGTCGAGCTCGCCCAGCGCATCGTTTCCGAGAAGCACGGCAGCTCGGTCCAGGCCCTGCGCCAGATGTTGAACGAAACGCCAGGCCAGCCCGGCCCGCAGGCGGAGGCAGCCTGA
- a CDS encoding flagellar motor switch protein FliG, whose product MSVLANLDPAGNAAVMVMLLQDDQAARILAELEPAELRLLGQKMVELGEIGPEVIAGAIAGFVEKTESLGLVAHDRVGQVRNMMGRAVGEVKADSLMRRIAPEAKASTIELARWLVPEALTPLIKGEHPQMIAVLLVQLDPEVAAAVLHALPPADQAEIVHRIATLGPVAPEAITILEELLTRKIGERHGQAPLSIGGIKEAADIINGAGKIVEARVLPQIAKLDKVLARKIEEEMFKFEHLFVLDPQSMGALLREIESDVLIGALKGIPESERDVFFRAMSSRAADGVKDEIAARGRTKLAEVIEAQKAIVAVARKLAADGTIAFGSGDGDYV is encoded by the coding sequence ATGAGCGTGCTCGCGAACCTCGATCCCGCCGGCAACGCCGCGGTCATGGTCATGCTGCTGCAGGATGACCAGGCCGCCCGGATTCTCGCCGAACTCGAGCCCGCCGAACTGCGCCTGCTCGGCCAGAAGATGGTCGAACTGGGCGAGATTGGCCCCGAAGTGATCGCCGGCGCCATCGCCGGTTTCGTCGAGAAGACCGAATCGCTCGGCCTCGTCGCGCACGATCGTGTCGGCCAGGTACGCAACATGATGGGTCGCGCAGTCGGCGAGGTGAAGGCCGACAGCCTGATGCGCCGCATCGCGCCCGAGGCGAAGGCCTCCACCATCGAACTGGCACGCTGGCTGGTGCCCGAGGCACTCACCCCGCTGATCAAGGGCGAGCATCCGCAGATGATCGCGGTGCTGCTGGTCCAGCTGGACCCGGAGGTCGCCGCCGCCGTGCTCCATGCGCTGCCGCCCGCCGATCAGGCCGAAATCGTCCATCGCATCGCCACTCTGGGCCCGGTCGCGCCCGAGGCGATCACCATCTTGGAGGAGCTGCTCACCCGCAAGATCGGCGAGCGCCACGGCCAGGCACCGCTCTCGATCGGTGGCATCAAGGAAGCCGCCGACATCATCAATGGCGCCGGCAAGATCGTGGAAGCCCGCGTGCTCCCGCAGATCGCCAAGCTCGACAAGGTCCTCGCGCGCAAGATCGAGGAGGAGATGTTCAAGTTCGAGCATCTGTTCGTGCTCGACCCGCAGTCGATGGGTGCGCTGCTGCGCGAGATCGAAAGCGATGTGCTGATCGGCGCGCTGAAGGGCATTCCGGAGAGCGAGCGCGACGTGTTCTTCCGCGCGATGTCGAGCCGTGCCGCCGATGGCGTCAAGGACGAGATTGCGGCCCGTGGCCGCACCAAGCTGGCTGAAGTGATCGAAGCGCAAAAGGCGATCGTCGCGGTGGCCCGCAAGCTGGCTGCCGACGGCACCATCGCGTTCGGATCGGGTGACGGCGATTATGTCTGA
- a CDS encoding FliH/SctL family protein: protein MSLNALPAASGFRASSRYGDQPGVTVLEPEPVQAIRLEPEPDPIGEAFAQGYSKGYEEARAEADAIALEDSEAAEGLALAFARFDTALEEQLRQRLRDTVAALCEAAITPLTLDEDLLLRRVTAAAAMLARADDDRVIRVHPQDLALIAPRMRAEWDVQPDATLDRGAIRVEGAHGGVEDGPATWRRAIAEALHQC, encoded by the coding sequence ATGTCCCTGAACGCGCTGCCCGCGGCATCGGGATTCCGCGCGAGCAGCCGCTATGGCGACCAGCCGGGTGTGACCGTGCTCGAACCCGAGCCGGTCCAGGCGATCCGGCTCGAACCTGAGCCTGATCCGATCGGCGAGGCGTTCGCTCAGGGGTACAGCAAGGGCTACGAAGAGGCTCGTGCCGAGGCCGACGCCATCGCGCTGGAGGACTCCGAAGCGGCCGAAGGTCTGGCGCTGGCGTTCGCGCGGTTCGATACGGCACTGGAAGAGCAACTGCGCCAGCGTTTGCGCGACACCGTCGCTGCCTTGTGCGAGGCGGCGATCACGCCGCTGACGCTGGACGAGGACCTGCTGCTGCGCCGCGTCACCGCCGCCGCGGCGATGCTCGCACGCGCCGACGATGATCGCGTGATCCGCGTTCACCCCCAGGATCTCGCGCTGATCGCACCGCGCATGCGCGCCGAGTGGGATGTGCAGCCGGACGCGACGCTTGATCGCGGCGCGATCCGGGTCGAGGGCGCCCACGGCGGCGTCGAGGATGGGCCCGCCACCTGGCGGCGCGCCATCGCCGAGGCGCTGCACCAGTGCTGA
- a CDS encoding FliI/YscN family ATPase: protein MLNLFDPILRELSAEPIDLAPRRYGLVVACDGGLLEVSGLSIPVGAMCRVVNGRNSSLAAEVIGFRNGRTLMMMLGDSVLLRPGARVYPEGRPGMLPVGAAFLGRAVDGEGMPIDGGPAIQVRSEWPSGGLRTSALDRSPVRETFDTGVRSLNALTTFGVGQRIGVMAGSGVGKSVLIDMIARGAEAEIIVVGLIGERAREVSDFVERHMHDEKRHRTVVVAVPADHAPNLRLRGAMLATSMAEHFRAQGKKVLLILDSLTRVAHAAREIGLLLGEPGAARGYPPSALATITKLVERAGNSAASGGSITGLYTVLADGDNQDDPVVDTARAILDGHVVLNRALAQRGQYPAVDIAASLSRVMNDIVSPQHQKLAREFRALTASYEANRDLVLMGAYRAGADPQLDKAIAMNELLTAFLCQIGGEVIDLDTSAAQLAALLGA from the coding sequence GTGCTGAACCTGTTCGACCCGATCCTGCGTGAACTCTCCGCCGAACCGATCGACCTTGCGCCACGCCGTTATGGATTGGTGGTCGCCTGCGATGGCGGCCTCCTCGAAGTGAGCGGGTTGTCGATCCCGGTCGGCGCGATGTGCCGGGTGGTGAACGGGCGCAACTCCAGCCTCGCCGCCGAAGTGATCGGCTTTCGCAATGGCCGCACGCTGATGATGATGCTGGGCGATTCGGTCCTGCTGCGCCCGGGCGCGCGGGTCTATCCCGAGGGACGACCCGGCATGCTGCCGGTCGGCGCCGCGTTCCTCGGCCGTGCGGTCGATGGCGAAGGCATGCCGATCGACGGCGGCCCGGCGATCCAGGTCCGCAGCGAGTGGCCATCGGGCGGCCTGCGCACCTCTGCGCTCGACCGCAGCCCCGTGCGCGAGACGTTCGACACTGGCGTGCGTTCGCTTAACGCGCTCACCACGTTCGGCGTCGGCCAGCGCATCGGCGTCATGGCCGGCTCGGGCGTCGGCAAGTCGGTGCTGATCGACATGATCGCCCGCGGAGCGGAGGCCGAGATCATCGTCGTCGGCCTGATCGGCGAGCGCGCCCGCGAAGTCTCCGACTTTGTCGAGCGGCACATGCATGACGAGAAGCGCCACCGCACCGTGGTGGTCGCCGTGCCCGCCGACCACGCGCCCAACTTGCGCCTGCGCGGCGCCATGCTCGCCACATCGATGGCCGAGCACTTCCGCGCGCAGGGCAAGAAGGTCTTGCTGATCCTCGACAGCCTCACCCGCGTCGCCCACGCCGCGCGCGAGATCGGCCTGTTGCTGGGCGAGCCGGGCGCGGCGCGCGGCTATCCGCCCTCGGCTCTGGCCACCATTACGAAACTGGTCGAGCGCGCCGGCAACTCGGCGGCGAGCGGCGGCTCCATCACCGGTCTCTACACCGTGCTTGCAGACGGCGACAACCAGGACGACCCGGTGGTCGACACCGCACGCGCCATTCTCGACGGCCATGTCGTGCTCAACCGCGCTCTGGCGCAGCGTGGGCAATACCCCGCAGTCGACATCGCGGCCTCGCTCAGCCGCGTGATGAACGACATCGTCTCGCCCCAGCACCAGAAGCTCGCCCGCGAGTTCCGCGCGCTGACCGCCAGCTACGAGGCCAATCGCGACCTCGTCCTGATGGGCGCGTACCGTGCCGGCGCCGACCCACAGCTCGACAAGGCGATCGCCATGAACGAGCTGCTGACCGCCTTCCTCTGCCAGATCGGCGGCGAGGTGATCGACCTCGACACCAGCGCGGCCCAGCTCGCGGCGCTGCTGGGCGCGTAA
- a CDS encoding flagellar basal body-associated FliL family protein: MSDNTEKKPKKKGKGLLMKAVGGVVLLGAGGGGVFGLMQAGVIGSHAEAKEDNNPKLIRKGEEDPYAPKKEGEEEGGAEAVYGEGGSEYRTAYYTYDGDFTSNLKGSDSLIQVSIASSTRRDGRVLMWQKEHELAIRSAILNVLADTSEEQVTSIQGKEQLQKRLTAAINHVLTEEEGFGGIDDVFFRSFIIQ; the protein is encoded by the coding sequence ATGAGCGACAACACCGAAAAGAAGCCCAAGAAGAAGGGCAAGGGCCTGCTGATGAAGGCGGTCGGCGGCGTGGTGCTGCTTGGCGCCGGTGGCGGCGGCGTGTTCGGTCTGATGCAGGCCGGCGTCATCGGCAGCCATGCCGAGGCCAAGGAGGACAACAACCCCAAGCTGATCCGCAAGGGCGAGGAAGATCCCTACGCGCCCAAGAAGGAAGGCGAGGAAGAGGGCGGCGCCGAAGCCGTGTATGGCGAAGGCGGCAGCGAGTACCGCACGGCCTATTACACCTATGACGGCGATTTCACGTCCAACCTCAAGGGTTCGGACTCGCTGATCCAGGTCAGCATCGCCTCGTCCACCCGTCGCGATGGCCGCGTGCTGATGTGGCAGAAGGAGCACGAGCTGGCGATCCGCTCCGCCATTCTCAACGTGCTCGCCGATACCTCGGAAGAGCAAGTCACCTCGATCCAAGGCAAGGAGCAGCTGCAGAAGCGGCTCACCGCTGCGATCAATCACGTCCTCACCGAGGAAGAAGGGTTCGGCGGCATCGACGACGTCTTCTTCCGCAGCTTCATCATTCAGTAA
- a CDS encoding FliM/FliN family flagellar motor switch protein, translating into MRPERSFIADRVAAQHCPELLGPAAPCDADLLPSLALLSGRLALTLAGGLARLSGSEAPAVRPDAPRALLAGQLGQDASSLASHAVLGIGPERHQVLLTCAAAPVFRLVDRAFGGLGTVPNPLPDAFPLSAELLIGRLERTLATALQDALGGALPTVPLQRDTRLSQIAPFTPDQTVFELSMAVEEPGCEPWLLSLTFPHATLAALFAGRERKLPKPSTPHAPDPMSEPFASLPITLTAVLVDMMVPFTRLAALRPGDVIPVAVARSVPLKAGERTVATGAIGEFEDRIAVQITTAF; encoded by the coding sequence GTGCGGCCCGAACGCTCCTTCATCGCCGACCGTGTCGCGGCGCAGCACTGCCCGGAACTGCTCGGGCCGGCAGCTCCGTGCGACGCGGATCTGCTGCCTTCGCTGGCCCTGCTGTCGGGCCGGCTGGCGCTGACGCTCGCGGGCGGTCTGGCGCGCCTGTCGGGCAGCGAGGCCCCTGCCGTGCGCCCCGACGCTCCGCGTGCGCTGCTTGCCGGCCAGTTGGGCCAGGACGCGTCGAGCCTGGCGAGCCATGCCGTCCTCGGCATCGGGCCGGAGCGGCACCAGGTGCTGCTGACATGCGCAGCGGCGCCGGTGTTCCGGCTTGTCGACCGCGCCTTCGGCGGCCTCGGCACCGTTCCCAATCCGCTGCCCGACGCCTTCCCGCTCTCGGCCGAATTGTTGATCGGCCGTCTCGAGCGGACCCTGGCGACGGCGTTGCAGGATGCGCTGGGCGGTGCGCTGCCGACGGTGCCGCTGCAGCGCGACACCCGCCTGTCGCAGATCGCGCCGTTCACGCCCGATCAGACGGTGTTCGAGCTATCGATGGCAGTCGAGGAGCCGGGCTGTGAGCCCTGGCTGCTCTCGCTCACCTTCCCGCACGCAACCCTGGCCGCCCTCTTCGCCGGTCGCGAGCGCAAGCTCCCCAAGCCCTCGACGCCGCACGCGCCCGATCCGATGAGCGAACCCTTCGCCTCGCTGCCGATCACGCTGACGGCGGTGCTGGTCGACATGATGGTGCCGTTCACCCGGCTTGCCGCGCTGCGTCCGGGAGACGTCATCCCGGTGGCCGTCGCCCGCAGCGTACCGCTCAAGGCAGGCGAGCGCACCGTCGCCACCGGTGCCATCGGCGAGTTCGAGGATCGCATCGCGGTTCAGATCACCACCGCGTTCTGA
- the fliN gene encoding flagellar motor switch protein FliN: MSIHPRGFDFLKDVDVRLSVELGRTDMKLKDVLSLGQESVVVLDRLTDELLDVMVNGKPIAKGEIVAQNGRFGLRIVELAGEQQSAPVPEIAPVDFAALGAGNLG, encoded by the coding sequence ATGTCCATCCATCCGCGCGGCTTCGACTTTCTGAAAGATGTCGACGTCCGCCTCTCGGTCGAGCTTGGCCGCACCGACATGAAGCTCAAGGACGTGCTGTCGCTTGGCCAGGAAAGCGTCGTGGTGCTTGATCGCCTGACGGACGAGCTGCTCGACGTCATGGTCAACGGCAAGCCGATCGCCAAGGGCGAGATCGTAGCGCAGAACGGCCGCTTCGGCCTGCGCATCGTCGAACTCGCGGGCGAGCAGCAGAGCGCGCCCGTGCCTGAAATCGCTCCGGTCGACTTCGCAGCTTTGGGTGCCGGGAACCTCGGCTGA
- a CDS encoding flagellar biosynthetic protein FliO — MLWYILKLLIMLPLIGLAIWGCLKLAQKVQAKAGIGGGAGKSVRVIETTMLSPTLKLAVIEFHGREILVSAGRNGLTRLAEAPARVKPAEFVE; from the coding sequence ATGTTGTGGTACATCCTCAAGCTGCTGATCATGCTGCCGCTGATCGGCCTGGCGATTTGGGGGTGCCTCAAGCTCGCCCAGAAGGTCCAGGCCAAGGCCGGCATCGGCGGCGGTGCGGGCAAGTCGGTGCGCGTGATCGAGACGACGATGCTCTCGCCCACGCTGAAGCTGGCGGTAATCGAGTTTCATGGCCGTGAGATCCTGGTTTCGGCGGGGCGCAACGGGCTGACGCGACTGGCGGAAGCGCCGGCGCGGGTGAAGCCTGCGGAGTTCGTGGAGTGA
- the fliP gene encoding flagellar type III secretion system pore protein FliP (The bacterial flagellar biogenesis protein FliP forms a type III secretion system (T3SS)-type pore required for flagellar assembly.) — protein MNPVRSLVRLSAIAGTLALLPTTAYAQAQAAAPAASSAIPGALDRAFGSMGGTGGQGMTLSLQLLMIMGLLTILPSLVLMMTSFTRILVVLSILRQALGLQQSPPNQVLIGLSMFLSLFVMAPTLEQVSARAIQPYSAGTINAQQAIQNAGQEFHHFMIRQTRQRDLAMFAEMAKAPKFQNSNDVPFSILLPAFVTSELKTAFQIGFMLFLPFLVIDLVVSSVLMSLGMMMMSPMVVSLPFKLLLFVLVDGWALLMGSLASSFG, from the coding sequence GTGAACCCGGTACGATCCCTGGTACGCTTGTCGGCAATCGCTGGCACGCTGGCCCTGCTACCCACTACTGCCTACGCACAGGCCCAAGCCGCGGCGCCCGCAGCCTCGTCCGCCATCCCCGGAGCGCTCGATCGCGCATTCGGGTCGATGGGCGGCACCGGCGGCCAGGGCATGACGCTGTCGCTGCAGCTCCTCATGATCATGGGGCTGCTGACGATCCTGCCCAGCCTGGTCCTGATGATGACCAGCTTCACGCGCATCCTGGTCGTGCTCTCGATCCTGCGCCAGGCGCTCGGCCTGCAGCAGTCGCCGCCCAACCAGGTGCTGATCGGCCTTTCGATGTTCCTCTCGCTGTTCGTCATGGCGCCGACGCTGGAGCAGGTGAGTGCGCGCGCAATCCAGCCTTACTCCGCCGGCACCATCAACGCACAGCAGGCCATCCAGAACGCAGGGCAGGAATTCCACCACTTCATGATCCGCCAGACGCGCCAGCGCGACCTGGCGATGTTCGCGGAGATGGCCAAGGCGCCCAAGTTCCAGAACAGCAACGACGTGCCGTTCTCGATCCTGCTGCCGGCCTTCGTCACCAGCGAGCTGAAGACCGCCTTCCAGATCGGCTTCATGCTGTTCCTGCCGTTCCTGGTGATCGACCTTGTCGTCTCCTCGGTGCTGATGAGCCTTGGCATGATGATGATGAGCCCGATGGTGGTTTCGCTGCCCTTCAAGCTGCTGCTGTTCGTCCTGGTCGACGGGTGGGCGCTGCTGATGGGATCGCTCGCTTCAAGCTTCGGTTAA
- a CDS encoding flagellar biosynthetic protein FliQ translates to MDDITAPLALADQMLWTTALVAAPILLASLAVGLVVGVIQAATSVNEQTLTFVPKLAVTALVLVIMGGSMMALVGDFTQDVFTQIATISK, encoded by the coding sequence ATGGACGATATCACCGCTCCGCTGGCCCTTGCGGACCAGATGCTCTGGACCACTGCACTGGTCGCTGCTCCGATCCTGCTGGCCTCGCTCGCCGTCGGCCTCGTGGTGGGCGTGATCCAGGCAGCGACTTCGGTCAACGAGCAGACCCTCACCTTCGTGCCCAAGCTCGCCGTCACCGCGCTGGTGTTGGTCATCATGGGCGGCTCGATGATGGCACTGGTCGGCGACTTCACGCAGGACGTCTTCACCCAGATCGCAACGATCTCGAAATAA
- the fliR gene encoding flagellar biosynthetic protein FliR, which yields MLQLDFGFGPLEAEFWRLVFVMTRVGAALVAAPLFGMAGVPAQARVMMAGAVAVLICAWSPVAAPANLLSVAGMVSVAGEVLVGLALGFVLQFAFAAPVIAAEMIGGAMGMSMATAVDPNSGSQSPALGQYFTVVVTLIFLALGGHLQWIALVIDSYRVFPPGQTWLGAERFAEIAGFAGTMFITAVAIALPVSLIMLVVQVVTGMLSRSAPALNLFSLGLPAGVLAGIAGLIVAAPVLTDQASLLTQEALAATAKVMTK from the coding sequence GTGCTCCAGCTCGATTTCGGCTTCGGCCCGCTGGAGGCCGAGTTCTGGCGCCTGGTCTTCGTGATGACCCGCGTCGGTGCAGCGCTGGTGGCCGCGCCGCTGTTCGGCATGGCCGGCGTACCTGCGCAAGCGCGCGTCATGATGGCGGGAGCCGTCGCGGTTTTGATCTGTGCCTGGTCGCCGGTCGCGGCGCCGGCCAACCTGCTATCGGTCGCCGGTATGGTCAGCGTTGCGGGCGAAGTGCTGGTCGGCCTGGCGCTCGGCTTCGTGCTCCAGTTCGCGTTCGCTGCGCCGGTGATCGCGGCCGAGATGATCGGCGGCGCCATGGGCATGAGCATGGCGACCGCGGTCGACCCCAACTCGGGCAGCCAGTCTCCGGCCCTTGGCCAGTACTTCACCGTGGTCGTCACCCTCATCTTCCTGGCGCTCGGCGGTCACTTGCAGTGGATCGCCTTGGTGATCGACAGCTATCGCGTGTTTCCGCCCGGGCAGACCTGGCTTGGCGCCGAGCGCTTCGCCGAAATCGCCGGGTTCGCCGGCACCATGTTCATCACTGCCGTCGCGATCGCACTGCCGGTCTCGCTGATCATGCTCGTCGTGCAAGTGGTCACCGGCATGCTCAGCCGCTCGGCCCCGGCACTCAATCTGTTCTCGCTGGGCCTGCCCGCGGGCGTGCTGGCCGGGATCGCCGGCCTGATCGTCGCCGCGCCAGTGCTGACCGACCAGGCCAGCCTGCTGACGCAAGAGGCGCTGGCGGCCACTGCCAAGGTGATGACGAAGTGA